Part of the Vicinamibacteria bacterium genome is shown below.
CCTCAGCCAAAAGCGGGTGTGGCCCGTGAGCGGGCCCCGTCCACCGCTTCCCCGAGGGCACCGACCACGTAATCGATTTCTGTGTCCGTGGTGAAGCGCCCCAGTCCGAAGCGCAGGGCGGTATAGACCCGTTCGTCGGGGAGGCCGAGGGCCCGCAGGACATGAGATCCCTTCCCCCCCGCCTCCGAGCACGCCGCTCCCGACGAGATCGCGAGGCGACCTTGGAGAGAGAGGATGAGGGTCTCCGCTTCGGCGCGGGCAATGGAGACGTTCAGGTTTCCGGGAAGACGCGGCTCGGCTGCCCCGTTGAGCTCCACTCCATCCAGGCGGGCGCGCAAGGCGGAAAGGAGACGATCCCGCAGGGCGCGCACTCGCTCCGCCTCGCCCGAGGCCAGAGCCTCCCCGGCCAGCCGGGCGGCGGCGCCAAAGCCGACCAGGCCGGGCACATTCAGGGTCCCCGCGCGGAGGCCCTTCTCCTGCCCGCCCCCCTCGATCTGGGCCTGGAGCCGCACGCGCGGCCTCCCCTTGCGGACGTAGAGCGCGCCCACGCCCTTGGGGCCGCACATCTTGTGGGCGGAGAGGCTCATGAGGTCCACCCTCCAGGCCCCAACGTCCACGGGGACGTGCCCGAGGGCCTGCACGGCGTCGGAGTGGAAGAGGATTCCCCGCTCGCGGCAGACCTCGCCCACCTCGGCCACGGGCTGGAGGGTTCCGATCTCGTTGTTCGCGGCCATGAGCGAGACGAGAACGGTGTCGCTGCGCAGGGCGGCCAGGACCGCCGCCACCTCCACCA
Proteins encoded:
- a CDS encoding cysteine desulfurase family protein produces the protein MRPTYLDYHATTPLDPAVLAAMLPFFTERFGNPSGRAHAFGQEAHRAVEEARAELAALVGASPDEIVFTSGATEADNLALKGAMGARAAGGGHIVTSVIEHAAVLEPCRSLEREGFAITRVEVGREGVVEVAAVLAALRSDTVLVSLMAANNEIGTLQPVAEVGEVCRERGILFHSDAVQALGHVPVDVGAWRVDLMSLSAHKMCGPKGVGALYVRKGRPRVRLQAQIEGGGQEKGLRAGTLNVPGLVGFGAAARLAGEALASGEAERVRALRDRLLSALRARLDGVELNGAAEPRLPGNLNVSIARAEAETLILSLQGRLAISSGAACSEAGGKGSHVLRALGLPDERVYTALRFGLGRFTTDTEIDYVVGALGEAVDGARSRATPAFG